Proteins encoded within one genomic window of Microbacterium sp. LKL04:
- a CDS encoding uroporphyrinogen-III synthase: MTIARPALSAALGGCTIVIAVDRRSAELASALERHGATVRHAPALTIESHIDDDALIGATRALIDDPPDIVVATTGVGFRGWMEAADEAGLQGALHAALAGAQIVARGPKARGAIQQAGLTADWVAESETSEELGAFLLAEGVAGRRVAVQHHGSGADGLDELFSAAGADVVSLTVYRWGPPPDSAAVARSVAQTAQGDVDAVLFTSAPGAAEWLATARREGALDAIVRRSVDGTLLLAAVGPITAGPLVEAGAAPLVAERGRLGSLVRAVVTHFGGGGAPALETAAGRLELRSGAAVLDGALLPLSPTSAAILALLFAAGGGVVSRAELAEALPRSGAGDSTHAVDVAIARTREALGIPTLIRTVVKRGYRLDVLTPGETP, from the coding sequence GTGACCATCGCCCGCCCCGCCCTCTCCGCCGCGCTCGGCGGCTGCACGATCGTCATCGCCGTCGATCGTCGCTCCGCCGAGCTCGCCTCGGCGCTGGAGCGGCACGGGGCGACGGTGCGCCACGCCCCCGCCCTGACGATCGAGTCGCACATCGACGACGACGCGCTCATCGGAGCGACGCGTGCGCTGATCGACGATCCGCCCGACATCGTGGTCGCCACCACGGGAGTCGGTTTCCGCGGGTGGATGGAAGCCGCCGACGAAGCGGGACTGCAGGGTGCGCTCCACGCGGCGCTCGCGGGCGCGCAGATCGTGGCGCGCGGGCCGAAGGCGCGCGGAGCGATCCAGCAGGCCGGCCTGACCGCCGACTGGGTCGCCGAGTCCGAGACCTCCGAGGAGCTCGGCGCGTTCCTGCTGGCCGAGGGCGTCGCCGGCCGTCGCGTCGCGGTCCAGCACCACGGGTCGGGCGCGGACGGGCTCGACGAGCTGTTCTCGGCCGCGGGTGCCGATGTCGTGAGCCTCACCGTCTACCGCTGGGGACCTCCTCCCGATTCCGCCGCCGTCGCACGGTCGGTCGCCCAGACGGCACAGGGCGATGTCGACGCCGTCCTCTTCACCTCCGCGCCCGGCGCCGCCGAGTGGCTCGCGACGGCGCGACGGGAGGGCGCCCTCGACGCGATCGTGCGCCGGTCGGTCGACGGCACGCTCCTCCTCGCCGCCGTCGGCCCGATCACGGCAGGTCCGCTCGTCGAGGCCGGAGCGGCACCGCTCGTCGCCGAGCGCGGCCGGCTCGGATCCCTCGTGCGAGCCGTCGTCACGCACTTCGGCGGCGGCGGCGCCCCCGCCCTCGAGACCGCAGCCGGGCGGCTGGAGCTTCGCAGCGGCGCTGCTGTCCTGGACGGCGCGCTCCTGCCCCTGTCGCCCACGTCCGCCGCGATCCTCGCCCTCCTCTTCGCCGCCGGGGGCGGTGTCGTCAGCCGAGCCGAACTCGCCGAAGCCCTGCCCCGCTCGGGCGCCGGCGACAGCACCCACGCGGTCGATGTCGCGATCGCGCGCACGCGCGAGGCCCTCGGCATCCCGACCCTCATCCGCACCGTCGTCAAACGCGGCTACCGCCTCGACGTCCTCACCCCGGGAGAGACACCGTGA
- the cobA gene encoding uroporphyrinogen-III C-methyltransferase, whose product MTAMIGLSLTGRRVVFVGGGTVAGRRVGRFLDEGALVTVVAPALGDAMRELVDAGRVTWTARPAREADVADAWFVHAATAQASVDATVAAWCESARVFCVNASDGAHGTARLTAETRSGDVIVGVASDAGVDPRRSARLRDAIGSALREGTLPLRRRRKAAGRVDLVGGGPGPADLMTVRGRRLLAEADVVVADRLGPTDVLSELDPDVEVIDVGKAPGNHPVPQEEINALLVAHAKAGKRVVRLKGGDPFVFGRGGEEVTACLAAGVPVEVVPGLTSVVSVPQAAGIPVTHRGTAAGLHVTIGQGPVTPATRAALADATITTVVLMGVAALPKLVAAALAAGAPEDRPVAIVERGHTPTQRTTRTTLADAVTDAAAAGVSNPAVIVVGDVAAAGLLLPEPVAAGTGDPPR is encoded by the coding sequence ATGACCGCCATGATCGGGCTGTCCCTCACCGGTCGACGCGTCGTCTTCGTCGGCGGGGGGACCGTCGCCGGCCGGCGAGTGGGACGCTTCCTCGACGAGGGCGCGCTCGTGACCGTCGTCGCGCCCGCGCTCGGTGACGCGATGCGCGAGCTCGTCGACGCGGGACGGGTCACGTGGACCGCCCGCCCGGCCCGCGAGGCCGATGTGGCGGATGCCTGGTTCGTGCACGCGGCGACGGCCCAGGCATCCGTCGACGCGACCGTCGCGGCCTGGTGCGAGTCGGCCCGCGTGTTCTGCGTGAACGCCTCGGACGGCGCCCACGGCACGGCGAGACTCACCGCCGAGACGCGATCGGGGGACGTCATCGTCGGAGTGGCCTCCGACGCCGGCGTCGACCCGCGCCGGTCCGCCCGGCTGCGCGACGCGATCGGGTCAGCCCTCCGCGAGGGGACGCTCCCCCTCCGTCGCCGGCGGAAGGCCGCCGGGCGGGTGGACCTCGTCGGCGGTGGTCCCGGCCCCGCCGACCTCATGACCGTCCGCGGTCGCCGGCTGCTCGCCGAGGCCGACGTCGTCGTCGCCGATCGTCTCGGCCCGACGGACGTGCTGAGCGAGCTCGACCCCGACGTCGAGGTGATCGACGTCGGCAAGGCCCCCGGCAACCACCCGGTGCCGCAGGAGGAGATCAACGCTCTCCTCGTCGCCCACGCGAAGGCAGGCAAGCGCGTCGTGCGTCTGAAGGGCGGCGATCCGTTCGTCTTCGGACGCGGCGGCGAAGAGGTCACCGCGTGCCTGGCCGCAGGCGTGCCCGTCGAGGTCGTGCCGGGGCTGACGAGTGTCGTCTCGGTTCCCCAGGCCGCCGGCATCCCGGTCACCCACCGCGGCACCGCCGCCGGCCTGCACGTCACGATCGGACAGGGACCCGTCACACCCGCCACCCGAGCCGCCCTCGCCGACGCGACGATCACGACCGTGGTGCTCATGGGGGTCGCCGCGCTCCCTAAGCTCGTCGCCGCCGCGCTCGCGGCCGGCGCCCCCGAGGATCGCCCCGTCGCGATCGTCGAGCGCGGCCACACGCCCACGCAGCGGACCACCCGCACGACCCTCGCCGACGCGGTGACGGATGCCGCGGCCGCAGGGGTGAGCAATCCCGCCGTCATCGTGGTGGGCGACGTCGCCGCCGCCGGCCTGCTGCTGCCGGAGCCCGTGGCCGCGGGAACGGGGGATCCGCCCCGGTGA